In the genome of Augochlora pura isolate Apur16 chromosome 8, APUR_v2.2.1, whole genome shotgun sequence, one region contains:
- the Dnaseii gene encoding deoxyribonuclease II produces MSLTLVRVLRHTIAWLIICNAVNGQDRLQCKDEANSPVDWYVLYKLPKTTQSSNPLIRKGLAYLFVTNKSVETGWRLSTRSIGSNSSIPGLTLAPLYNRTNENKSLWTLYNDSPPDGPAVFKYGHTKGVVIANDNQGFWLIHSVPGFPPVPKGGILKRPPSRDDVTIEGSYVYPESGTFYGQSFLCISLNSHQFDVVGKQLMYNEISVYSKNVPQSLGKQYPVLEDATNQKRVKTAPYNNKETIISVGSTNFTSFAKGSKWQKDLYADFIAPQLQTNLYVQSWLNGRGKLPSSCSGRKVYNVKSLILEAANINFLSSRDHSKWAITVTNKTTTQMTCIGDINRADTQYSRGGGAVCFKYPQLWLDFRNAINDVEPCPS; encoded by the exons CTCACTCTCGTGCGTGTTTTGCGTCACACGATTGCATGGCTGATCATCTGTAATGCTGTAAACGGCCAAGATCGTCTGCAATGTAAAGACGAAGCTAACTCGCCAGTCGACTG GTACGTGTTGTACAAGTTACCAAAAACGACGCAGAGTAGCAATCCCTTGATTAGAAAAGGTCTTGCGTATTTGTTCGTGACAAACAAAAGCGTCGAAACCGGTTGGCGATTGTCCACAAGGTCCATTGGTTCGAACAGCTCTATCCCTGGATTAACATTAGCGCCTCTTTACAACCGA ACGAATGAAAACAAAAGTTTGTGGACTCTGTACAACGACAGCCCGCCGGATGGACCGGCGGTCTTCAAGTACGGTCACACGAAGGGCGTGGTGATTGCTAACGACAATCAGGGCTTCTGGTTAATTCACAGCGTGCCCGGTTTCCCACCGGTACCAAAAGGTGGCATATTAAAGCGACCTCCTAGTAGAGACGACGTGACGATCGAAGGCAGTTACGTTTATCCGGAAAGCGGAACGTTTTACGGGCAGAGTTTTCTTTGCATATCGCTCAACAGCCATCAGTTCGATGTCGTCGGCAAGCAGCTGATGTACAACGAGATATCGGTCTACTCGAAAAACGTACCCCAATCACTTGGCAAACAGTATCCGGTATTGGAGGACGCAACCAATCAGAAACGGGTGAAGACGGCCCCGTACAATAATAAAGAAACCATAATATCTGTGGGATCTACGAACTTCACCTCGTTCGCCAAAGGCAGCAAATGGCAGAAAG ATTTGTATGCTGACTTCATTGCGCCACAATTGCAGACGAATCTGTACGTGCAATCCTGGCTGAACGGCCGGGGAAAGCTTCCTTCCAGTTGCTCCGGCAGAAA AGTCTACAACGTGAAATCCCTGATATTGGAGGCGGCGAACATAAATTTTTTGAGCAGCCGGGACCACTCGAAATGGGCCATAACGGTGACCAATAAAACGACCACCCAAATGACCTGCATCGGCGACATCAACAGAGCG GACACGCAGTACTCCAGAGGCGGCGGAGCCGTGTGCTTCAAGTATCCGCAGTTATGGCTCGACTTTCGGAATGCTATAAACGACGTGGAGCCTTGTCCTTCGTAA